One part of the Arabidopsis thaliana chromosome 4, partial sequence genome encodes these proteins:
- a CDS encoding Drought-responsive family protein (Drought-responsive family protein; CONTAINS InterPro DOMAIN/s: Drought induced 19/ RING finger protein 114 (InterPro:IPR008598); BEST Arabidopsis thaliana protein match is: Drought-responsive family protein (TAIR:AT1G02750.1); Has 235 Blast hits to 235 proteins in 21 species: Archae - 0; Bacteria - 0; Metazoa - 1; Fungi - 0; Plants - 234; Viruses - 0; Other Eukaryotes - 0 (source: NCBI BLink).) — protein sequence MEEDLLGICGFDSSKKYRLEELAKYQSGSCIEFEDDDEMAVDYPCPFCSDDYDLVELCHHIDEEHQLDANNGICPVCSRRVKMHMVDHITTQHRDVFKRLYKDESYSAFSPGTRKYLQSLIDEPLSTNHTSKSVLDPLLSFIYNPPSPKKSKLVQPDSSSEASMEDNSLIRDSTEKDWESPSPLSDTELLEKAKKREFVQGLISSAIFDHIYNF from the exons atggaagaagatttgTTGGGCATTTGTGGGTTTGATTCGTCGAAGAAATATCGATTAGAAGAACTTGCCAAGTATCAGTCGG gttCATGTATTGagtttgaagatgatgatgaaatggCAGTGGATTATCCATGCCCGTTTTGCTCAGATGATTATGATTTAGTTGAATTGTGTCACCATATCGATGAGGAGCATCAACTAGACGCCAACAATGGG ATATGTCCGGTTTGTAGCAGACGAGTGAAGATGCATATGGTTGATCACATTACCACTCAGCATAGAGATGTCTTCAAG AGACTTTACAAGGATGAGTCATATTCAGCATTTTCTCCAGGGACTAGGAAATACTTACAGTCTCTAATCGATGAGCCGTTGTCTACTAATCATACATCTAAAAGTGTTCTGGACccattattatcatttatatacAATCCGCCGTCACCAAAGAAGTCCAAGCTTGTACAACCTGATTCATCTAGTGAAGCAAGCATGGAAGACAATAGCTTAATAAGGGATTCAACAGAAAA AGACTGGGAATCGCCGTCTCCCTTGTCAGATACAGAGCTACTAGAGAaggcaaagaagagagagtttgtACAAGGTTTAATATCATCAGCCATATTTGATC
- a CDS encoding Drought-responsive family protein (Drought-responsive family protein; FUNCTIONS IN: zinc ion binding; INVOLVED IN: response to water deprivation; LOCATED IN: intracellular; EXPRESSED IN: 23 plant structures; EXPRESSED DURING: 13 growth stages; CONTAINS InterPro DOMAIN/s: Zinc finger, C2H2-like (InterPro:IPR015880), Drought induced 19/ RING finger protein 114 (InterPro:IPR008598); BEST Arabidopsis thaliana protein match is: Drought-responsive family protein (TAIR:AT1G02750.1); Has 231 Blast hits to 231 proteins in 21 species: Archae - 0; Bacteria - 0; Metazoa - 1; Fungi - 0; Plants - 230; Viruses - 0; Other Eukaryotes - 0 (source: NCBI BLink).) produces the protein MEEDLLGICGFDSSKKYRLEELAKYQSGSCIEFEDDDEMAVDYPCPFCSDDYDLVELCHHIDEEHQLDANNGICPVCSRRVKMHMVDHITTQHRDVFKRLYKDESYSAFSPGTRKYLQSLIDEPLSTNHTSKSVLDPLLSFIYNPPSPKKSKLVQPDSSSEASMEDNSLIRDSTEKDWESPSPLSDTELLEKAKKREFVQAHNPQVT, from the exons atggaagaagatttgTTGGGCATTTGTGGGTTTGATTCGTCGAAGAAATATCGATTAGAAGAACTTGCCAAGTATCAGTCGG gttCATGTATTGagtttgaagatgatgatgaaatggCAGTGGATTATCCATGCCCGTTTTGCTCAGATGATTATGATTTAGTTGAATTGTGTCACCATATCGATGAGGAGCATCAACTAGACGCCAACAATGGG ATATGTCCGGTTTGTAGCAGACGAGTGAAGATGCATATGGTTGATCACATTACCACTCAGCATAGAGATGTCTTCAAG AGACTTTACAAGGATGAGTCATATTCAGCATTTTCTCCAGGGACTAGGAAATACTTACAGTCTCTAATCGATGAGCCGTTGTCTACTAATCATACATCTAAAAGTGTTCTGGACccattattatcatttatatacAATCCGCCGTCACCAAAGAAGTCCAAGCTTGTACAACCTGATTCATCTAGTGAAGCAAGCATGGAAGACAATAGCTTAATAAGGGATTCAACAGAAAA AGACTGGGAATCGCCGTCTCCCTTGTCAGATACAGAGCTACTAGAGAaggcaaagaagagagagtttgtACAAG
- a CDS encoding Drought-responsive family protein (Drought-responsive family protein; INVOLVED IN: response to water deprivation; EXPRESSED IN: 23 plant structures; EXPRESSED DURING: 13 growth stages; CONTAINS InterPro DOMAIN/s: Drought induced 19/ RING finger protein 114 (InterPro:IPR008598); BEST Arabidopsis thaliana protein match is: Drought-responsive family protein (TAIR:AT1G02750.1); Has 234 Blast hits to 234 proteins in 20 species: Archae - 0; Bacteria - 0; Metazoa - 0; Fungi - 0; Plants - 234; Viruses - 0; Other Eukaryotes - 0 (source: NCBI BLink).), whose protein sequence is MEEDLLGICGFDSSKKYRLEELAKYQSGSCIEFEDDDEMAVDYPCPFCSDDYDLVELCHHIDEEHQLDANNGFLHEAVSCKFRLFIICPVCSRRVKMHMVDHITTQHRDVFKRLYKDESYSAFSPGTRKYLQSLIDEPLSTNHTSKSVLDPLLSFIYNPPSPKKSKLVQPDSSSEASMEDNSLIRDSTEKDWESPSPLSDTELLEKAKKREFVQGLISSAIFDHIYNF, encoded by the exons atggaagaagatttgTTGGGCATTTGTGGGTTTGATTCGTCGAAGAAATATCGATTAGAAGAACTTGCCAAGTATCAGTCGG gttCATGTATTGagtttgaagatgatgatgaaatggCAGTGGATTATCCATGCCCGTTTTGCTCAGATGATTATGATTTAGTTGAATTGTGTCACCATATCGATGAGGAGCATCAACTAGACGCCAACAATGGG TTTTTACATGAAGCAGTTAGTTGTAAATTTAGACTATTTATC ATATGTCCGGTTTGTAGCAGACGAGTGAAGATGCATATGGTTGATCACATTACCACTCAGCATAGAGATGTCTTCAAG AGACTTTACAAGGATGAGTCATATTCAGCATTTTCTCCAGGGACTAGGAAATACTTACAGTCTCTAATCGATGAGCCGTTGTCTACTAATCATACATCTAAAAGTGTTCTGGACccattattatcatttatatacAATCCGCCGTCACCAAAGAAGTCCAAGCTTGTACAACCTGATTCATCTAGTGAAGCAAGCATGGAAGACAATAGCTTAATAAGGGATTCAACAGAAAA AGACTGGGAATCGCCGTCTCCCTTGTCAGATACAGAGCTACTAGAGAaggcaaagaagagagagtttgtACAAGGTTTAATATCATCAGCCATATTTGATC